From a region of the Nitrospira sp. genome:
- a CDS encoding M3 family oligoendopeptidase has translation MIARHPIRRKTSSSAVSNRWDLTHLVKNPLTDLAQHLEALEMQVVLVESARPRLQATMASSDFRSILALTESIAERSARLGAFAYLWFSENTTNTKARSFKSQVEERLTAVNNRLLFLDLWWQGVDNENAARLMADAGDLRYYLETIRRYTPHTLSESEEKIVNVKNVTGRSAVNTLYDVVTNGLAFTMKIGGKPRTMNREELMSHVRSPKASIRQAAYRELYRVFSAQRDLLGEIYRTLVNDWKAENVELRRFASPIATRNLGNDVPDQAVDVLLSTCAKNAEIFQTYFKLKAKICKISPMNRYHIYAPHRAETKKYAYADAVSMVLGAYRGFSPRLAELAEQVFRDRHIDGPTCPGKLGGAYCHSVVPGLTPYVMLNYTGEARDIATMAHELGHAIHGIMAKDHSIFTFHSTLPLAETASVFGERILSDTLMSNEHSKAVRQGLLVSQLDDLYATVLRQAYFIRFEQIAHQMVAEGATGDQLARAYLSGLRQQFGKAVRVPDEFQWEWLMIPHLFASPFYCYAYSFGNLLVLALYRMYREQGAPFVPKYLDLLATGGSQSPQVILNKLGVDMTSASFWQSGFDTITEMVQQMERTLS, from the coding sequence ATGATCGCGAGGCATCCGATTCGGCGAAAGACTTCATCCTCGGCGGTGTCTAACCGCTGGGATCTCACTCATCTCGTCAAGAACCCTCTGACCGACCTGGCGCAGCATTTGGAAGCGCTTGAGATGCAGGTCGTGCTGGTTGAGTCGGCTCGTCCTCGGCTCCAGGCGACAATGGCGAGCTCGGATTTCCGATCGATCCTGGCGCTCACCGAGTCGATCGCGGAGCGCTCTGCCCGGCTTGGCGCATTTGCCTACCTTTGGTTTTCGGAAAACACCACAAACACGAAAGCACGCTCGTTTAAGTCGCAGGTGGAGGAGCGGCTCACCGCCGTAAACAATCGCCTGCTCTTTCTTGACCTCTGGTGGCAGGGAGTAGATAACGAAAATGCGGCAAGGCTGATGGCCGACGCCGGTGACCTTCGCTACTACCTGGAAACCATCAGGCGTTACACACCTCACACACTTTCTGAATCGGAGGAGAAGATCGTCAACGTCAAGAATGTGACCGGTCGGAGTGCCGTCAACACACTCTATGACGTCGTGACCAACGGACTGGCATTCACGATGAAGATCGGCGGGAAGCCGCGCACCATGAACCGCGAAGAACTCATGAGCCACGTGCGAAGCCCAAAGGCATCCATCCGTCAGGCTGCATACAGAGAACTCTATCGTGTGTTCTCAGCCCAACGTGACTTGCTGGGAGAAATATATCGGACACTCGTGAACGACTGGAAGGCTGAGAACGTCGAACTTCGTAGGTTTGCTTCCCCCATCGCAACCCGTAACCTCGGCAATGATGTGCCGGACCAAGCCGTCGACGTGCTGTTGTCCACCTGCGCCAAGAATGCCGAGATTTTCCAAACCTACTTCAAACTGAAGGCGAAGATCTGCAAAATCTCCCCCATGAATCGGTATCATATCTACGCTCCCCATCGGGCAGAAACCAAGAAATATGCGTATGCCGATGCCGTCAGCATGGTGCTTGGCGCCTATCGCGGTTTCTCTCCACGACTTGCGGAGTTAGCCGAGCAGGTCTTTCGTGATCGACACATCGACGGACCCACATGCCCCGGCAAACTGGGGGGCGCATATTGCCACAGCGTGGTGCCTGGCCTCACTCCCTATGTGATGTTGAATTACACCGGTGAAGCCCGAGACATCGCGACCATGGCCCATGAGCTTGGCCATGCCATCCATGGAATCATGGCAAAGGACCATTCGATCTTTACCTTCCATTCAACCCTCCCCTTGGCGGAGACAGCGTCCGTCTTCGGTGAACGTATTCTCTCTGACACCCTCATGTCGAACGAGCACAGCAAAGCCGTTCGACAAGGCTTGCTCGTGAGTCAACTGGACGACCTCTACGCAACCGTGCTACGGCAGGCCTATTTCATTCGCTTTGAGCAAATAGCGCATCAAATGGTGGCGGAAGGGGCCACAGGAGACCAACTGGCACGAGCCTATCTCTCAGGGCTGAGACAGCAGTTCGGCAAGGCCGTACGAGTACCGGATGAGTTTCAATGGGAGTGGCTCATGATCCCTCATCTTTTCGCCAGTCCGTTCTATTGCTACGCCTACAGCTTTGGCAACTTGCTTGTATTGGCCTTATACAGAATGTACAGGGAGCAAGGGGCACCATTTGTTCCAAAATATCTGGACCTGCTCGCCACCGGCGGATCTCAATCACCCCAGGTCATTCTCAACAAATTGGGCGTGGATATGACATCCGCCTCCTTTTGGCAGTCAGGATTCGATACCATTACGGAAATGGTGCAGCAGATGGAAAGAACTCTCTCGTAA
- a CDS encoding histone deacetylase: MGPGHPESPHRLRAIMQRLEQSGTAARLVRIEPRRAEEEWITQVHATNYVEMLNREAPAVGRMPLDPDTSMSPGTLNAAYLAAGGTLAAVDAIMAHQVDHVFCAVRPPGHHAEAGRAMGFCFFNNVAIAARYVQKKYGLTRVLIVDWDVHHGNGTQHSFEQDPSVLFFSTHQYPHYPGTGRGTERGNGAGVGLTVNVPMEAGEGDEEYHAIFLKSLVPVADAFKPEFVIISAGFDAHKDDPLAGMGLTEAGYADLTEIVVGVAKRHAKGRILSSLEGGYNLTALAHSVDAHINALLNA, from the coding sequence ATGGGACCCGGGCATCCGGAGTCGCCTCATCGGCTGCGTGCGATCATGCAACGGTTGGAGCAAAGCGGGACTGCAGCTCGTCTGGTGAGAATTGAGCCTCGAAGAGCCGAGGAGGAATGGATTACACAGGTCCATGCCACCAACTATGTTGAGATGCTCAATCGGGAAGCACCGGCTGTCGGCCGGATGCCTCTTGATCCTGATACGTCGATGTCGCCCGGCACGCTGAACGCTGCTTACCTGGCAGCCGGGGGTACCTTGGCAGCGGTCGATGCGATCATGGCTCACCAGGTCGATCATGTGTTTTGCGCGGTGCGTCCTCCCGGACACCATGCCGAAGCCGGGCGGGCGATGGGGTTTTGTTTCTTCAACAACGTGGCCATCGCCGCGCGCTATGTCCAAAAGAAATACGGACTCACCAGAGTGCTGATCGTGGATTGGGACGTCCATCATGGGAATGGGACGCAGCATAGCTTTGAACAAGATCCTTCAGTTTTATTCTTTAGCACACATCAGTATCCGCATTATCCCGGCACGGGGCGAGGAACCGAGCGAGGCAACGGAGCGGGGGTAGGTTTGACAGTCAACGTCCCGATGGAGGCAGGGGAGGGCGATGAGGAGTACCACGCGATCTTCCTCAAATCGCTGGTTCCAGTGGCCGACGCGTTCAAGCCTGAGTTTGTCATTATCTCAGCGGGATTCGATGCGCACAAGGATGACCCGTTGGCCGGGATGGGTTTGACGGAGGCAGGATATGCCGATCTGACGGAAATCGTTGTCGGTGTCGCCAAGCGCCATGCGAAAGGCCGCATCCTGTCGTCTCTCGAAGGCGGCTACAATCTGACGGCGTTGGCGCACTCGGTGGATGCGCACATCAACGCGTTATTAAATGCTTGA
- a CDS encoding nucleoside deaminase: MRFVIQLALTNVTAQTGGPFGAAVFESQTGRLIAVGVNVVEPSNCSLAHAEMVALANSHQTLRHFDLGTDGMPMLELVTSCEPCAMCYGAIIWSGVSKVVCGARRSDATSIGFDEAPKPKNWIAELKKRRITVTRDLCRAEAIAVLRRYERSGGRIYNSRKR, from the coding sequence ATGCGATTCGTGATCCAACTCGCCCTCACGAACGTCACTGCGCAAACCGGTGGGCCATTCGGAGCTGCCGTATTTGAGTCTCAAACGGGCCGGCTCATCGCTGTCGGTGTCAATGTCGTGGAACCCTCCAACTGTTCCCTCGCCCACGCCGAAATGGTGGCACTCGCGAATTCACACCAAACCCTGAGGCATTTCGACCTGGGGACCGACGGCATGCCGATGCTCGAACTGGTTACGAGTTGTGAACCCTGCGCCATGTGTTACGGCGCGATCATTTGGTCCGGTGTCTCAAAAGTCGTTTGCGGCGCGCGAAGATCCGATGCAACATCGATCGGGTTCGACGAAGCTCCCAAACCCAAGAATTGGATCGCGGAGCTGAAGAAACGTAGGATCACCGTAACCAGAGATCTCTGCCGAGCTGAAGCCATTGCTGTCCTTCGGCGCTATGAGCGATCCGGAGGTCGAATCTACAACTCCCGAAAGAGATGA
- a CDS encoding tetratricopeptide repeat protein, with the protein MPNPRIEPLKKLLDMDPHDDVAWFGLGKAYMDDGLFEEAAKSLHQCVTVKPTYSAAYLALAQSLQKLGRLDECRTVCATGIDVSTKNGDAMVTKNLEALKLSLPS; encoded by the coding sequence ATGCCTAACCCTCGCATTGAACCGCTCAAGAAACTTCTCGACATGGACCCCCATGATGATGTGGCCTGGTTCGGCTTGGGGAAAGCCTATATGGATGATGGCCTCTTCGAGGAAGCCGCCAAATCCTTACATCAGTGCGTGACCGTGAAACCGACCTATTCGGCTGCCTATCTCGCACTCGCTCAGTCACTCCAAAAACTGGGACGTCTGGATGAGTGCCGAACCGTTTGTGCCACGGGCATCGACGTATCAACGAAGAACGGCGACGCCATGGTCACAAAGAATCTCGAAGCGTTGAAGCTGTCGCTCCCATCGTGA